The Archangium primigenium genomic interval CGCGCTACACCATCGCCATCGTCACCCACAACATGCAGCAGGCGGCGCGGGTGAGCGAGCGCACCGCTTTCTTCTACATGGGAGAGCTGGTGGAATGCGGGCCCACGGAGAGCATCTTCACCAACCCGCGTGAGAAGCGCACCGAGGACTACGTCACCGGGAAGTTCGGCTGAGCGGGAAAAGAGGCGGGCACATGCCGTCAGTGCATACGGACAAGGCGTTCGAGGCGGATCTGCGCGACTTGCGCGAGAAGCTCCTGGCCATGGGCGCCAAGGTGGAGGCGCTCATCGCCGACAGCATGCGCGCGCTCACCGAGCGGGACACGTCGCTGGCCGAGGAGGTCGCCCAGGGGGACAAGGAGGTCAACCGCCTGGAGGTGGACATCGACGAGGCATGTCGCCGCATCCTCGCGCTGCGCCAGCCGGCCGCGAGCGACCTGCGCCTCATCACCACGGCCCTGAAGATCGTCACCGACCTGGAGCGCATCGGGGACCTGGCGGTGAACATCGCCGAGCGGGCCAAGGATCTCAACGCCGCCCCGCCGCTCAAGCCCTACGTGGACACGCCCCGGCTCGCCGAGCTCGCCCTGCAGCAGGTGAAGAAGGCCCTGGACGCCTTCGTCTCGGCGAACACGACCAAGGCCGAGGAGGTGCTCAAGGCGGACGATCACCTGGATGCCCTCTACCTGAAGATCTTCAACGAGCTGCTCAGCTACATGATGGAGGACTCGAAGAACATCCGCCGCGCCACGGCGTTGATGTTCATCGCCAAGCACCTCGAGCGCATCGGGGATCACGCCACCAACGTGGCGGAGATGGTCATCTACATGGTGCGCGGCACGGACATCCGCCACCCGCGCAGCCGCAACCTGCCCTCGGGCACGTGAGCGCGGGGCGGGTGGCCCCCGCATGTATTTCCCCGTCGTCACGGAGGCTTCACGAAGCCTTCATCTGGGCCCCGTAGCGTCCCTGGACAGGTCGCGCCTCTCCCGCGATCTCCTCCGTCCAGGAGAACGTCCGTGCTCACGCTCCACACGCTCAGCCTCGCCCTCCTCGCCGCGGCCACCTTCGGCACCCTCGCCCTCTGCGTGCAGCTCGTCTGCGTGCTGCGCCACGCCTGGGACGACGCCCCTCCCCTGCCCTCCCCTCCCGAGCCGCGCCGCTCGGGCATCTCCATCCTCAAGCCCCTGTGCGGCGTGGACGATGACCTGGAGGCCAACCTCGAGTGCTTCGCCACGCTCGGCTACCCCGTCTACGAGGTCATCCTCGGCGTGAAGGACACGCGGGATCCCGCCTATCCCGTGGCGCTGGCCGCGGTGGCACGCTGGCCGGACGTGATGCGACTGGAGATGCAGCACGGCGAGCCGGGCCTCAACCCCAAGGTGAACCAGCTCATCACCCTGGCGGCCGCGGCGCGCTACGACGTGCTGCTCATCAGCGACTCCAACACGCGCGTGGGACCGGGCTACCTGGAGGAGCTCTCCCGCGCTTTCGAGGATCCCTCGGTGGGCTGCGTGTCGCACCCGGTGAGCGGCGTGGGCGAGGCGTCGCTCGGCTCGTTGATGGACAACCTGTACCTGTGCACCACGGCGGCCGCGGGGCAGATCGCCGCCAAGCGCATCGCGGGCCAGGATCTCGTGGTGGGCAAGTCCATGGCGCTGCGCCGCGAGGTGGTGGAGGGCCTGGACGGCTTCTACGCCGTGCGCAACGTGCTCGCGGAGGACTTCGTCATCGGCCAGTGGGTGACGCGGCGCATGGGCCTGAGGGCCGTGGTGGCGCGCGCCCCCGTCTACAACGTGTCCCAGAAGAAGAGCGTCCAGACGTTCTTCCAGCGCTACGTGCGCTGGAGCATCATCCATCACACCTGCATCCCCACGCCGCTCTACCTGGCCCAGTCCACGCTCAACCCCCTGCCCTGGGCGCTGCTGGGCGCGGTGCTCTCCCCCTCGGCCTGGACGCTCGGGCTGGCGGGCACCGTGGCGGGGGTGAAGGTCCTGCATGACGTGCTCGTCTTTCGCGCCATGCGGCCGGGCCTGAAGACGCCCTGGATGACGCTGCCCGCGGTGCTGCTCAAGGACGCGCTGCTCTTCGTGGCGTGGGCCCATGGACTCGGGGCCCGCTCGGTCAACTGGCGGGGCCGCTCGCTGCGGGTGCGCGCCGGCTCGAGGCTCGTGGCGCCCGCGGCCCCGGTGCACGTCCTGCCCCGGCCCGCGGTCCACGTCGAGACCTCGCGCGCCGAGCAGCTGCTGGCGGGCTGAGCGCTTCACCGCGAAGTCACGGGGCGATCCCGGAAGCTTCACCCACGGGACATGAGGGTGTTTCAGGCCCGGGGTACTTCCCTCCCATGCACCTGCGAACCCTGGCGCACCTGTCGGATCTGCACCTGGACCTGTCCCCCAGCAGCGACGCCACCGCCCAGGCGCTGGTGGAGAGCCTGCTCACCGGCCGCGTGGACCATGTGGTGGTGACGGGAGACCTGACCCACCAGGGCGGCCGACGCGAATACCAGCGCTTCCGCGAGCTCTTCGCGCCCCTGCTCGACGCGGGACGGCTCACCTTCGTCCCCGGCAACCACGACCGCACGGGCGAGGACGCGGGCCGCGCATGGATGAACGGCCAGAAGGTCCGGGTGGAGGCGCATGAAGGGCTGTACCTGGTGTGCGTGGACTCCACGGGACCGCACAACCGCGACTACTTCGCCTGCCATGGGGTGCTGACCCCCGGCGTGCTGGACGCCGTGGACAGCGCCCTGAGCGCCGCGCCCCTGGGCGCGCTGACGGCCGTGCTGCTGCACCACCACGTCCTGCCCCTGCCCGAGGAGAGCTTCCCGGAGCGTCTGGCGACGCGCCTGGGCTGGCCCCACGCCGCGGAGCTCGCCCTGGGCGCGGAGCTCGTCCAGCGCATCCAGGGCCGGTGCGATCTCATCCTCCACGGCCACCGGCACGTGCCGCGCGAGATCGACCTGGGGCGGCCCCGGGGCCGCGCCCTGCGCATCTACAATTCGGGCAGCTCCGTCGAGCTGGGCCGCTTCCGCGTCTTCTCCCATGCCGGGGGTCGGCTCATGGGCGAGCCCCTCTGGCGCCAGGCCCGCGTGCAGCCCCGGCCCCACAGCGCCGGGGCCAATGTCCTGCCCGCGTTGCAGTACCTCGCCGCGCAGCTGTCGGGCGCCCTGCTCTAGAAGCGACTGCTTGCTCCCCTGCTGTCCGGCCCCACGAGCGGGCACGGGAGAATGCCCCGCGGTGTCCGCGGGGTTTTCCCACTGGCACTGGGAGGACATTTGGAACCGATGGTTTCCGCCGGGGACGCACGCAAGGTACTGGTCGTCGATGACGACGCGGATTGGCGCGAGTTCCTCCGGCTGTGCCTGGAGGAGCTGGGCTACGAGGCCATCGAGGCGGCCAATGGCCAGGAGGCCCTCGATTCGCTGGCGCGACAGCGCTACGGCGTGATGCTCCTGGACCTGAACATGCCGGGAATGAATGGCCTCGAGGTCTTGGAGCGGATGCCGCGCGGGGATCCTCCCCGCGTGGTCCTGCTGACGGGCGCGGCGGTGCAGGACGTGGGCGGGGCCCTCCGCTCGGGACCGCACTACTACCTGCCCAAGGGCGCGAGCCGGGACCAGTTGTCGCTGCTGCTCCAGTCCCTGGACACCTGAGTCGCCCCCGAGCGGGTCGCGAGTCGCCCCCGAGCGGGTCGCATGACCCACGGACCGTTCCGAGGGCCCGAGCCCGGACATGTATCTCCGGGTGGACAGTTGGCCCGCCGCGCGCCGAGTCGTCGCCGCTCCGCGCGCCCGTGCCCGAATGCGTGCTTGCGTCGGTCGAGGAAGTCGGCTACTTACCCGCCCACGTCGGAGGAGTGGTTCGCGCGATTAGCTCAGCTGGATAGAGCGTTGGCCTCCGAAGCCAAAGGCCGCTGGTTCGACTCCAGCATCGCGCACACAGTCAACCCGGCGGAATCTCTCGGGAAATCACGAGGGATTCCGCCGGGGATGACATTCCGGCACTCCCCCATCAGTCAGTTGCAAGTCCGCGTCGTGCGACCGCTCCAGGCCTGACGAGGGCTGCGGGTTGCTCCACCACCCCGCCTGCGCCCGCCCGGGCGTACTGGTACGGCGGTCCGGCGGGTCTGAACGTCGGCGGTGACGTCCTCCCGCCGTCTGTCACTGGCGCACCGCCCCTGCTCGACCCCGACTCCGGCCAGGTCGGGCTGCTCCCCGGCGGCCCGCGGCAGGACAGGGTCTACGTCACCGACCGGTACGAGATGGCGGAGGTGGTCGCCGCCCTGCACCCGGACAAGGGCTGCGTCTACCGCGTCCTGCCCGAAGCGCCCCTGGAGGACGCCGACAACCCGGGCGTCTTCTGGCTCTGCACGCGGGCGCGGGTTGTGTCCGTGCACCCGCTCGATGACGCCACCGAACTGCGCATCCTCAAGGGGCTCGCGGGGGAGGCGTCATGAGCTGCCCCCTGCCGAAGAAGCCGGTGGTGGACGTGCGCACGTACACCGTCTACCCGGACGCGCACCTCCATGGAGCCCACGGGCTGGAGCTCAAGCAGCTCCGCGCGGACGCCGAGCGCCTGGGGGACCAAGTGGACGCCACGGCCCGCGAGCTCGCGGACGCGCGCGAGGCCCTGCGGGAGGCCGAGCAGAAGCTGGTGCGGGTGGAGCAGGAGCGGGACACCGCCCGGGCGCAGCTGGACGCCATCCGCAAGGAGTTCCTCCTGCGCGACATGCCCGCGGAGGACGGGCCCGACGCCCTGTCCTCCTTGAGGGAGTTGCTCTCGGCGTACCGCCGCCAGTTGCTCAACCTCCAGCAGGTGGGCGTGGAGCGGGACACCGCCCGGGCGGACAGCGCGCTGCTGCTCGCGCGCGTCCAGCGCGAGCGGGGCATGCTGGAGCTGCTCTTCCACTGCGGCCGCGCGGGCCACTCGGGCACGCGCTTGAAGGACGCCCTGGAGACGGTGGCGCGCTTCCTGGCCTCGGCGCCGGAGGTGTCCACGTCCAGCGGTGCCGAGCTGCTCGCCGCCGTGCGCCAGGTGATGGAGGTGGTGGACCGGCCCACCACGCCCGAGTTGCAGGACGGACAGTTGAGCGAGCTGCACGGCGCCGTCGAGGGCCTTCGTGGCGCGCTGGCTCCGCGCGAGCAGGAGGTGGCCCGTGGCTAAGGCCGCCCCGAAGAAGCAGCCAGGGCCCGAGCGGGTCCCTTCCCTTCATGAATTCCAGCAGGAGGCACGCGCCAACATCGCCGAGCGCACGCCCAAGGACTTGAGCGTCGAGGAGGTGCAGTCCATTCGCGCCTTCAAGGCATCGGGCTCCACCGCCGTTGGGATTGCCCAGCAATTCCGCATCGACCGGCGACAGGTGTCGGCGATCGTCAAGTTCCGCGTCCGCGCGGATGTGCCTCGTCCGTTCGAGACGAG includes:
- the phoU gene encoding phosphate signaling complex protein PhoU, whose translation is MPSVHTDKAFEADLRDLREKLLAMGAKVEALIADSMRALTERDTSLAEEVAQGDKEVNRLEVDIDEACRRILALRQPAASDLRLITTALKIVTDLERIGDLAVNIAERAKDLNAAPPLKPYVDTPRLAELALQQVKKALDAFVSANTTKAEEVLKADDHLDALYLKIFNELLSYMMEDSKNIRRATALMFIAKHLERIGDHATNVAEMVIYMVRGTDIRHPRSRNLPSGT
- a CDS encoding glycosyltransferase; this translates as MLTLHTLSLALLAAATFGTLALCVQLVCVLRHAWDDAPPLPSPPEPRRSGISILKPLCGVDDDLEANLECFATLGYPVYEVILGVKDTRDPAYPVALAAVARWPDVMRLEMQHGEPGLNPKVNQLITLAAAARYDVLLISDSNTRVGPGYLEELSRAFEDPSVGCVSHPVSGVGEASLGSLMDNLYLCTTAAAGQIAAKRIAGQDLVVGKSMALRREVVEGLDGFYAVRNVLAEDFVIGQWVTRRMGLRAVVARAPVYNVSQKKSVQTFFQRYVRWSIIHHTCIPTPLYLAQSTLNPLPWALLGAVLSPSAWTLGLAGTVAGVKVLHDVLVFRAMRPGLKTPWMTLPAVLLKDALLFVAWAHGLGARSVNWRGRSLRVRAGSRLVAPAAPVHVLPRPAVHVETSRAEQLLAG
- a CDS encoding metallophosphoesterase family protein, giving the protein MHLRTLAHLSDLHLDLSPSSDATAQALVESLLTGRVDHVVVTGDLTHQGGRREYQRFRELFAPLLDAGRLTFVPGNHDRTGEDAGRAWMNGQKVRVEAHEGLYLVCVDSTGPHNRDYFACHGVLTPGVLDAVDSALSAAPLGALTAVLLHHHVLPLPEESFPERLATRLGWPHAAELALGAELVQRIQGRCDLILHGHRHVPREIDLGRPRGRALRIYNSGSSVELGRFRVFSHAGGRLMGEPLWRQARVQPRPHSAGANVLPALQYLAAQLSGALL
- a CDS encoding response regulator: MVSAGDARKVLVVDDDADWREFLRLCLEELGYEAIEAANGQEALDSLARQRYGVMLLDLNMPGMNGLEVLERMPRGDPPRVVLLTGAAVQDVGGALRSGPHYYLPKGASRDQLSLLLQSLDT